The following DNA comes from Cellulomonas soli.
CGAGCACGCTGACGGGGACGGACGCGGCGGCCAGCGCCCGGCGCAGTGCCGTGACGTGCGCACCCGAGCGCGTGACGACGGCCATCTCCTGCCACGGCACCGATCCCTCGAGGTGCGCCTCGCGCAGGGTGTGCGCGACGTAGGCGGCCTCCTGCGCGGCGCTCGGCAGGATCGCGACGCGCACATGGCCGTCGGCGCGACCGTCGGCAGGCGACGCCTTGCGGTGCGCCACCGCGCCGGAGGCACCAACCCGCTCGGTCACGTGCGTGACGACGTCCCGGAGCACGGGCCCGTGCCGCCAGACCGTGCCCAGCACGAGCGTCTCGGCGCCGAGCTCACCCGGCCCGCGCCCGGGCACCGCGGCACGCGCGACGAGCGAGGGAGTGGCACCGCGGAACGTCTGCACGGCGACGTCCGGGTCGCCGACCAGCAGCAGGCGTGCGCCGTCGTCGGCGAGCACCCGCAGCAGCCGGGCGGTCGCGGCGGTGCTCTCCTGGTGGTCGTCGACGGCCACGAGCCGCCAGCGCGGGCGCGGCATGCCGGGCACCTCGTCGTCCCAGGCCAGCAAGGCCCGGGCCGCCTCGTCGACGACGACCGCCGGGTCGAACCGGGCGCCGACGTCCGGGGTGCTCGCCCGCAGCTCGTTGACGTCCAGGTACTCCTCGTAGAGCCGCGCCGCGCTCACCCATGCGGGCCGGTCGTGCGCGATACCGAGGTCGGCGAGGTCGGCCGGCGTGAGACCGCGCTCGGCCGCGCGCATGAGCAGGTCACGCAGCTCGTCACGGAACGCACGCAACGTCCAGGCGTCGGGGGGCACCTCGGCCGGCCAGCCGAGCGGCACGCCGTCGCCGTCGGCGTGCCCGGCGAGGAGCTCGGCCAGCAGCAGGTCCTGCTCGGCGCCCGACACGAGCGTGGGTGACGGCTCGCCGAGGGCCGACGCCCGTGCGCGCAGCACGGCGAACGCGGCCGCCGGAACGGTCTGCACGAGGGCGCGCCCGGACGTCCGGCGCAGCCGTGCGGACACCCGGTCACGCAGGTCGGCCGCCGCCCGCCGCCCGGCGGACAGGACGAGCACGTCCTCGGGCGCGAGCCCGGCGTCGACCGCGGCCACCACGGACTCCAGGACGACGGTCGTGCGGCCGGTGCCCGGCGCCCCCAGCACGAGCAGTGCCGGGTCCGTCCCTGCGGCCACCCGCTCGACGACCGACGCCTGCGTCGGGTCGAGCGTCACCGGGGCGCCCGGACCGGTGCGCGGCACGTCCGCGAGCGCCGGACGCACGAGGCGCAGGGCGGTCGGGGAGGTCACGGCACGATCCCACCACAGCCCGCCGACACCGTGGGCCACCCCGAGGACCGCCTCGCGTGCCCCGCCGTCGAGCGAGCGGGCGTGCAGGGCCGACGGCTCAGGGGAAGGCTCAGGGGAAGGGCCACCCGTTCGGGATGCACGGGGCGGCCTTGTACGACTGCTGCTGCATCACGGGCGAGGTCATGCCGGGCCCCGGGCACGCCTCGTGACCGTGCCCGAGCAGGTGGCCGACCTCGTGGTTCACCAGGTACTGGCGGTAGGCCGTCTTCTGCCCGGTCTGCTCGGCCGTCGCCTCGACCCACCGGCGCAGGTTGAGCACCGCGTGCCCGTTCGTGCCGCACGAGACCTGCCCGTTGGTGTCCAGCGGTGCGCACATGACGTCGACGAGCGTCGGGGAGGCGAGCACGACCGTGAGCTCGGCGGCACCGTCGGTGCGGGCGAAGGACATCGAGCCGTCGCCGCCCCAGCCGCGCGGGTCGTTGAGCGTGGTCATCACGGTGTCGGCGAACTTCTGCGCGTCGACCGCCAGGCCGTCCTCGACCTCGACCCGGACCGTGCGCACCGCGCCCGTCCCGGGACCTGCGTCGGAGCCCGGGACGACGGTCGTGGTGCCGGTGCCCTGCTCGGTGACGACCGCGGACAGCAGCCCGGCCGCAAGGTCCTCGGGGGTGAGCCCTGCGGGCAGGGCCGTCGGGTTCGCGCCCTCGACGGCCACCTCGGTGAGGTCGGAGGGCACGGTGACCGGCGTCGGCGGCAGCGGCGTGCGCGCGGTCGACCGGCTGACGTCCTCGTCGCGCAACGCGTCGGCGCCCACGGTCGGGTCCCCGGACGACCCACCGAGGGTCGGAGCACCCGACCCGACGGCGAGGACCACGGAGTCGAGCACGGCGCTGCGGCCGGGATGTCCGGACGCCCAGGCGCCGGCGCCCGCACCGGCGACCAGTCCTGCCGCGACCACCGACACGACGACGGGTCGGGGCCGTCGCGCACGCGAACGTGCCCGTGGACGCGCCCGACGGTCGCGGCGGCGGGAGCGCGCGCACACCTCCGGCTGGTCGCCCGACGGGGCGGCGGCGGAGGTCATCACCCGGCCATGGTGCCACCTCCGGGGAGCGACCTGGCTACCATCACGGAATGGGAGACCGGGACGGCGCGCGGGACGACGCGGGCGCGCCCCGGCACCGGGGCCCGCGGATGGCACGCGACGAGCGACGCGCCCAGGTGCTGCAGATCGCCCAGGAGCTCTTCTCCTCCGAGGGGTTCCACCACGTGTCGATGGACGACATCGCCGTGCGTGCCGAGGTCAGCAAGCCGGTGCTGTACCGGCACTTCCCGTCCAAGCTCGACCTGTACCTGGCGGTCGTCGACCAGCGCGGGGCCGAGCTCGTCGCCGCGGTCGACGCCGCGGTCGCCCCGCTGTCCCGCGGTCCGATGAACCCCGGCGACGGGCGGGCGATCGTCGTCGCCGTCGTCCGGGCCTACTTCACGTTCGTCGACGCGGCCGGGCAGTCGTCGGCGCTGCTCTTCGAGTCCGACGTCACGCACGACGCGGACGTGCGCACGCGCGTGGAGAGCGCGTCGTCCCAGGTCGCCGAGACGATCGCGGTCGCGCTCGGGTCATCGACGGGGCTGTCCCGCGAGCCCGCGCTGCTGCTGGCCACCTCGCTCATCGCGATGGCGCAGGGCGCGGCGACGCACCGCTTCCGCGGCGGATCCACACTCGGCATGGAGGAGTCCGTCGACCTCGTCGCCCGGCTGTGCTGGGGCGGCGTGGCCGGCCTGGCGCGCGACCACGCGGCCGAGGCCACCGCCTAGGATCGGTCCGTGCACGCAGCGGGCGCTCGCCCGGCTGCGTACCCATCCCAGACGTGCGCACGCCGATCCGGCGGGTGCACGATCCCTGACGAGGAGA
Coding sequences within:
- a CDS encoding DUF3152 domain-containing protein, with amino-acid sequence MTSAAAPSGDQPEVCARSRRRDRRARPRARSRARRPRPVVVSVVAAGLVAGAGAGAWASGHPGRSAVLDSVVLAVGSGAPTLGGSSGDPTVGADALRDEDVSRSTARTPLPPTPVTVPSDLTEVAVEGANPTALPAGLTPEDLAAGLLSAVVTEQGTGTTTVVPGSDAGPGTGAVRTVRVEVEDGLAVDAQKFADTVMTTLNDPRGWGGDGSMSFARTDGAAELTVVLASPTLVDVMCAPLDTNGQVSCGTNGHAVLNLRRWVEATAEQTGQKTAYRQYLVNHEVGHLLGHGHEACPGPGMTSPVMQQQSYKAAPCIPNGWPFP
- a CDS encoding TetR/AcrR family transcriptional regulator, translating into MGDRDGARDDAGAPRHRGPRMARDERRAQVLQIAQELFSSEGFHHVSMDDIAVRAEVSKPVLYRHFPSKLDLYLAVVDQRGAELVAAVDAAVAPLSRGPMNPGDGRAIVVAVVRAYFTFVDAAGQSSALLFESDVTHDADVRTRVESASSQVAETIAVALGSSTGLSREPALLLATSLIAMAQGAATHRFRGGSTLGMEESVDLVARLCWGGVAGLARDHAAEATA